In the Clostridium gelidum genome, TGACCTTTATTTTGGTTGTATATACACATAAGCGCATGTTATATTTTAAATCCTTCTATTAGATTATTTAAGTCTTGTGCAAGTATAGCTTGGCTTTCAGCAGTAGCTGCAACTTGTTCCATGCTTATAGTTGTTTGTGTTATACCCTCTAGGATCTTTGATGAATTCTTTGTTGATTTATCTGAATTAGTTGCCATATTCTCAACAATTGAATTTATTTCATCTATTGAAGCATTTAGTTCCTGTGACATAGCTGCAATATCTTCAGATATGGTACTTATCTCTTCTATAGCCATCTCTACATAAAAATTTATATTAAATAAAAAAGTCATTATATTTTTCTAAATCATTTTTCCTACATGGTAGTAATGATTAATTAAAAATATAATGACTATATTGGTAATGTTACAATGATCTATTCTTCAATTTTGACTACATCATAGCCTTCTTCTTCAATTGCTGCCTTTAATTCTTCGTTACTATTTGTAGTTTCAACTATTGCACAGTTATTTTCAAGGCTAACTTCTACTGAAGTCACTTTGTCCAAGCCCTCTAAAGCCTCCTTTACATGACCTACACAATGTTCACAACTCATTCCTTCAATTAATATTTTCTTTTTCATACTTATCCCTCCATATTTTTAAATTAATTTATAATCCTTTATCAATTCATAATTATGAATTGTAAATTGATACTATACTTTGAAATTTCTTAGTCTTAGTGCATTTGTAAGTACTGAAACTGAGCTTAAGCTCATTGCTGCCGCTGCTATCATTGGATTTAGTAATGGCCCTCCAAATATATGAAGAACACCCATTGCTACTGGGATTCCAAGTACGTTATATCCAAATGCCCAGAATAAATTTTGTTTTATATTTTTAATGGTTGCTTTGCTTAATTTAATTGCTGTTATAACATCCATCAAATCACTTCTCATAAGGACTATATCTGCAGATTCAATTGCAACATCAGTACCTGATCCTATTGCAATTCCAACATCAGCTTGTGCTAAGGCCGGTGCATCATTTATTCCATCTCCAACCATAGCTACTTTTATATTTTCTCCTTGAAGCTTTTTGACTTCATTTGCTTTATCCTCTGGTAAAACTTCTGCGAGCACTATGTCAATTCCAACTTGCGCAGCTATAGCATCTGCTGTTTTCTTATTATCACCAGTAATCATAGCAACCTTTATCCCCATTTTATGAAGGGCTTCTATTGCACTTTTACTACTTGGTTTAACGGTATCTGCAACAGCTACTATCCCTCTTAAAATATTGTCAATTGATATATACATAGGTGTTTTTCCTTCATTTGCTAATTTATCAGAATCTTTGGCTAAAACATCTATATCTA is a window encoding:
- a CDS encoding heavy-metal-associated domain-containing protein translates to MKKKILIEGMSCEHCVGHVKEALEGLDKVTSVEVSLENNCAIVETTNSNEELKAAIEEEGYDVVKIEE